Proteins encoded within one genomic window of Bacillus sp. F19:
- the citZ gene encoding citrate synthase, translating to MTTTRGLEGVVATTSSVSSIIDDTLTYAGYNIDDLAENASFEEVVYLLWHRKLPTKDQLAEIKKELAENAEIPQEVVDHFKSYDLKSVHPMAALRTAVSLLGLFDSEADVMDPEANYRKAIRLQAKLPTIVSAFARIRKGLEPIKPKSDASLAVNFLYTLTGEEPSSVAVEAFNKALVLHADHELNASTFTARVCVATLSDVYSGVTAAIGALKGPLHGGANEAVMKMLKEIGDINNVESYLHEKFSRKEKIMGFGHRVYRQGDPRAKHLKEMSEKLTNLTGEPKWFEISTKIEEVVTSEKSIPPNVDFYSASMYHSLGIDHDLFTPIFAVSRVSGWLAHILEQYENNRLIRPRADYTGPNMQKYVPMDQRG from the coding sequence ATGACAACAACACGGGGTCTAGAAGGAGTAGTTGCTACTACTTCATCTGTAAGTTCGATTATTGATGATACTCTTACATATGCGGGGTATAATATCGATGATTTAGCAGAGAATGCTAGTTTCGAAGAGGTCGTTTATTTATTGTGGCATAGAAAGCTTCCTACGAAAGACCAGCTTGCAGAAATTAAAAAAGAGCTTGCTGAAAATGCAGAAATACCGCAGGAGGTTGTCGATCACTTTAAATCATACGATCTAAAATCTGTGCATCCGATGGCAGCTCTCCGTACAGCTGTTTCTCTTCTTGGCTTATTTGACAGTGAAGCAGATGTAATGGATCCGGAAGCTAACTACCGCAAAGCGATCCGTCTTCAGGCAAAGCTGCCGACAATTGTTTCAGCATTCGCCCGTATCCGCAAAGGACTTGAGCCTATTAAACCAAAATCAGATGCTAGTTTAGCAGTGAATTTCCTGTATACTTTAACTGGAGAAGAGCCGAGCAGTGTTGCAGTGGAAGCTTTTAATAAAGCATTAGTCCTTCATGCCGATCATGAACTGAATGCATCTACATTTACAGCACGCGTGTGTGTAGCAACATTATCAGATGTTTATTCTGGCGTAACTGCAGCAATCGGCGCTCTTAAGGGACCTTTGCATGGCGGAGCAAATGAAGCGGTAATGAAAATGCTCAAAGAAATTGGAGACATTAATAACGTTGAGTCATACTTGCATGAAAAATTCTCCAGAAAAGAAAAAATTATGGGCTTTGGACACCGTGTGTATCGCCAGGGAGATCCGAGAGCGAAACATCTGAAGGAAATGTCTGAAAAATTGACGAATCTTACAGGTGAGCCAAAATGGTTTGAAATTTCTACTAAAATTGAAGAAGTTGTAACAAGTGAAAAATCCATTCCGCCAAACGTAGATTTCTATTCTGCATCCATGTACCACAGCTTAGGCATTGATCATGATTTATTCACGCCTATCTTTGCTGTGAGCCGTGTATCAGGATGGCTCGCTCATATTCTCGAGCAATATGAGAACAACCGTCTGATTCGCCCGCGTGCAGATTACACAGGACCGAATATGCAGAAATACGTGCCAATGGACCAGCGGGGCTGA
- a CDS encoding DUF441 domain-containing protein produces MNQPVLFLIILLIVGFLAKNQSLMFAVGFLLFIKLTGLDTKLFPHIQAKGINWGVTVIMIAVLVPIATGDIGFKQLTEAMRSSYAWIALGAGIAVALIAKNGLTLLSEDPHITTALVFGTILAVSLFGGVAVGPLIGAGIAYLVMQTVKFFG; encoded by the coding sequence ATGAATCAACCTGTCCTATTTTTAATCATATTATTGATCGTTGGATTTCTTGCCAAAAATCAATCATTAATGTTTGCAGTCGGCTTTTTACTTTTTATCAAACTGACCGGCCTTGATACTAAATTGTTCCCGCATATCCAGGCAAAAGGAATCAATTGGGGCGTAACGGTTATTATGATTGCCGTTTTGGTGCCGATTGCGACCGGTGATATTGGATTTAAGCAGCTGACAGAGGCAATGAGATCATCCTATGCATGGATCGCTTTAGGAGCCGGAATTGCTGTTGCCCTTATAGCCAAAAATGGCTTGACGCTTCTTTCTGAAGATCCCCATATAACAACAGCTCTTGTCTTCGGAACTATTTTAGCGGTGTCTTTATTTGGGGGAGTTGCAGTCGGTCCGCTGATTGGAGCGGGTATTGCCTATTTAGTGATGCAAACAGTTAAATTTTTTGGTTAA
- the ytvI gene encoding sporulation integral membrane protein YtvI yields MNAYLVQVAARALAVACIIAAALASVYYVSALTYPFIIGLILAILINPMVNLLETKMVRSAAVFISIAFLFVIFAGIITLLITELVTGTTYLASSVPEHFKTLVVYIETFIGDRVLPIYEDIAALFNTLDSSQQATILANIQNAGEQIGSNAADFLKGLLENIPLFISWLPNAATVTIFSLLAAFFISKDWYKFQKLLRKYLPLKARKSGRTVVDDLKKALLGFIKAQLILISITTIIVLIGLLFLRVDYAITIALLIGTVDLLPYLGTGLVFVPWIVYSAFSGDLPFAIGLGVLYLIILIQRQMMEPKILSSTIGLDPLATLISLFVGFKLIGFLGLIVGPVALVIFNALHNARVFEDIWTFITAKKS; encoded by the coding sequence TTGAATGCATATTTAGTACAAGTTGCTGCCAGAGCACTTGCTGTTGCATGTATCATTGCCGCCGCTCTAGCCTCTGTTTATTATGTCTCGGCTCTTACTTACCCGTTTATTATAGGTCTCATTCTTGCGATTCTTATTAATCCAATGGTCAATCTGCTTGAAACAAAAATGGTCCGAAGTGCTGCTGTTTTTATTTCAATCGCATTCCTGTTTGTCATTTTCGCAGGAATCATAACTTTGCTTATCACAGAACTCGTAACGGGAACAACCTACCTGGCGTCGTCCGTTCCTGAGCATTTCAAAACTCTGGTTGTTTATATTGAGACATTCATTGGGGATCGTGTGCTTCCCATCTATGAAGATATTGCTGCTTTATTTAATACGCTTGATTCAAGTCAGCAGGCTACGATACTTGCCAACATTCAAAATGCAGGTGAACAAATCGGATCGAATGCAGCCGATTTTTTAAAAGGGCTGCTTGAGAATATTCCTCTGTTTATCAGCTGGCTGCCGAACGCCGCAACAGTGACGATTTTCTCCTTGCTGGCTGCTTTTTTTATCAGCAAAGACTGGTACAAATTTCAAAAGCTGCTGCGCAAGTATCTTCCTCTTAAAGCAAGAAAAAGCGGGAGAACGGTGGTTGATGATCTAAAAAAAGCTTTGCTTGGATTTATTAAAGCGCAGCTGATTTTAATCAGCATTACAACGATTATCGTATTAATAGGGTTACTCTTCCTGAGGGTGGATTATGCAATAACGATTGCTTTGTTAATTGGAACAGTTGATTTGCTTCCCTATCTCGGAACAGGCCTGGTTTTTGTTCCATGGATTGTTTATTCGGCATTCAGCGGCGATCTGCCATTTGCTATTGGTTTAGGTGTCTTATATCTGATTATATTGATTCAGCGTCAAATGATGGAGCCCAAGATTTTATCCTCAACGATTGGGCTTGATCCTCTTGCTACTCTGATTTCATTATTTGTTGGATTCAAACTGATTGGATTTCTCGGTTTAATTGTGGGGCCTGTGGCTTTAGTCATTTTTAATGCCCTTCATAATGCAAGAGTATTTGAAGATATTTGGACATTTATCACTGCTAAGAAATCGTGA
- the fxsA gene encoding membrane protein FxsA translates to MRYLLPFLIIIPACEIGILLFSGKTIGIIPTILMIIATGIAGAWLAKKQGMEAIRKVQREISFGNIPGDAIIDGLCVLVGGLLLLSPGFLTDLTGFVLLIPATRKFVKPLLQKWISRLIDQNRFTIIR, encoded by the coding sequence ATGAGATATTTACTGCCGTTTTTAATTATCATCCCAGCTTGTGAAATCGGCATCCTGCTTTTCTCTGGTAAAACCATCGGAATCATTCCAACTATCCTTATGATCATAGCTACAGGAATAGCTGGAGCATGGCTTGCAAAGAAGCAGGGAATGGAAGCGATCCGAAAAGTTCAGCGGGAAATAAGCTTTGGGAATATACCTGGTGATGCCATAATCGATGGTCTTTGTGTACTTGTCGGGGGCTTGCTTCTATTATCACCCGGTTTCCTGACAGATTTAACTGGGTTTGTTTTATTAATACCGGCAACAAGGAAATTCGTAAAGCCGCTTCTCCAAAAATGGATCAGCAGGCTGATTGACCAAAATCGATTTACGATCATACGATAG
- the pyk gene encoding pyruvate kinase encodes MRKTKIVCTIGPASESVEKLTQLMEAGMNVSRLNFSHGDFEEHGARIKNIREASGKLNKDIAILLDTKGPEIRTHSMQEGAIELVAGSEVIVSMTEVLGTADKFSISYEGLINDVHAGSIILLDDGLIGLEVLEMNKEAKEIRTKVLNTGTLKNKKGVNVPGVSVKLPGITEKDANDIVFGIEQGVDFIAASFVRRAADVLEIRELLEKHDAGHIQIIPKIENQEGVDNIDEILEVSDGLMVARGDLGVEIPAEEVPLVQKELIKKCNALGKPVITATQMLDSMQRNPRPTRAEASDVANAIFDGTDAIMLSGETAAGSYPVEAVQTMNNIASRAEQALDYKQILAKRSEQADMTITDSIGQSVAHTGLNLQASAIVATTESGHTARMISKYRPKAPIVAVTSCESVSRKLALVWGVYPRNGEKATSTDEMLDQAVEESLESGIVKHGDLIVITAGIPIGETGTTNLMKVHVVGDVIAKGQGIGRKTAFGKVVVASSASDAESKMTQGAILVSQSTDRDMMGALEKASALITEEGGLTSHAAVVGLSLGIPVIVGVEGATSILKDGQEITVDGSRGAIYQGHASVL; translated from the coding sequence ATGAGAAAAACGAAAATAGTCTGTACGATCGGCCCTGCAAGTGAAAGTGTTGAAAAACTTACGCAATTAATGGAAGCCGGAATGAACGTTTCACGCTTAAACTTCTCACACGGAGATTTCGAAGAGCACGGAGCACGAATCAAAAACATCCGCGAGGCTTCAGGAAAGCTTAATAAGGATATCGCAATCCTTTTGGATACTAAAGGACCTGAAATCCGCACACATTCCATGCAGGAAGGTGCAATCGAGCTTGTTGCAGGATCAGAAGTGATCGTTTCAATGACTGAGGTGCTTGGAACTGCTGATAAGTTCTCTATCTCATACGAAGGATTAATTAATGATGTACATGCAGGCTCAATCATTTTGCTTGATGATGGACTGATTGGACTTGAAGTTCTTGAAATGAATAAAGAAGCGAAAGAAATAAGAACAAAGGTTTTAAACACAGGAACATTAAAAAATAAAAAAGGCGTTAACGTTCCAGGCGTAAGCGTTAAGCTTCCAGGAATCACAGAAAAAGATGCAAATGATATTGTTTTTGGAATCGAGCAGGGAGTAGACTTCATCGCTGCGTCATTCGTACGGCGTGCAGCAGATGTTCTTGAAATTCGTGAATTGCTTGAAAAGCACGATGCAGGCCATATTCAAATCATTCCTAAAATTGAAAACCAGGAAGGTGTCGACAACATCGACGAGATTCTTGAGGTTTCAGATGGTTTAATGGTTGCACGCGGTGACTTGGGTGTTGAAATTCCTGCTGAAGAAGTGCCATTGGTTCAAAAAGAACTAATTAAAAAGTGCAATGCTTTAGGCAAACCGGTCATTACAGCTACGCAAATGCTGGACAGCATGCAGCGCAATCCGCGTCCAACGCGGGCAGAAGCAAGTGACGTTGCAAATGCTATTTTTGACGGTACAGATGCGATCATGTTATCAGGTGAAACGGCTGCAGGTTCTTATCCGGTTGAAGCTGTTCAAACAATGAATAACATTGCTTCACGTGCAGAACAGGCGCTTGATTATAAGCAAATTCTTGCGAAACGCAGTGAACAGGCTGATATGACAATTACGGATTCAATTGGACAATCGGTTGCGCATACAGGCCTTAACTTGCAGGCTTCTGCTATTGTAGCAACAACTGAGAGCGGTCATACTGCCCGCATGATTTCTAAATACCGCCCTAAAGCTCCGATCGTTGCCGTTACTTCATGTGAGTCAGTATCTCGCAAGCTTGCTCTTGTTTGGGGAGTCTACCCGCGTAATGGTGAGAAAGCGACATCAACAGATGAAATGCTTGATCAGGCAGTAGAAGAGTCATTAGAGTCAGGAATTGTTAAACATGGTGATTTAATAGTCATCACTGCAGGCATTCCGATCGGCGAAACTGGCACAACGAACTTAATGAAAGTTCATGTTGTTGGCGATGTGATTGCTAAAGGGCAGGGAATCGGACGCAAAACAGCGTTTGGCAAAGTTGTTGTAGCAAGCTCAGCTTCTGATGCTGAATCAAAAATGACTCAGGGTGCTATTTTAGTTTCTCAAAGTACAGATCGCGATATGATGGGTGCATTAGAGAAAGCTTCAGCATTAATTACTGAAGAAGGCGGATTAACAAGTCATGCTGCTGTAGTTGGCCTGAGCCTTGGAATTCCGGTTATTGTAGGAGTTGAAGGTGCAACTTCTATCCTGAAAGATGGCCAGGAAATTACAGTTGATGGATCACGCGGTGCCATCTATCAAGGACATGCAAGTGTTCTTTAA
- the pfkA gene encoding 6-phosphofructokinase: protein MKKIGVLTSGGDSPGMNAAVRAVVRKAIYHDVEVYGIYHGYSGLIAGHIEKLELGSVGDIIHRGGTKLYTARCPEFRTVEGQLKGIEQLKKHGIEGLVVIGGDGSYMGAKKLTEHGFPCVGVPGTIDNDIPGTDFTIGFDTALNTVIDAIDKIRDTATSHERTYVIEVMGRHAGDLALWSGLAGGAETILIPEVDYDMEDILARLKHGTDRGKKHSIIIVAEGVGSGVEFGRKIEEATNLETRVSVLGHIQRGGSPTAFDRVLASRLGAYAVELLLEGKGGRAVGIQSNKLTNNGILEILDTPHTVDKDMYQLSKELSI, encoded by the coding sequence ATGAAAAAAATCGGCGTATTAACTAGTGGAGGAGATTCGCCTGGTATGAACGCGGCCGTGCGCGCAGTTGTACGTAAAGCGATCTATCATGATGTAGAAGTGTACGGAATTTATCACGGTTATTCTGGATTAATTGCTGGACATATCGAAAAGCTTGAGCTTGGATCTGTAGGAGATATTATCCACCGCGGGGGTACAAAGCTCTATACAGCACGCTGTCCTGAATTTAGAACAGTTGAGGGACAATTAAAAGGAATCGAGCAATTAAAGAAACATGGAATAGAAGGCTTAGTTGTCATCGGCGGAGACGGTTCTTATATGGGAGCCAAAAAGCTGACTGAACATGGTTTTCCATGTGTAGGCGTTCCGGGAACCATTGATAATGACATTCCAGGCACTGATTTTACCATTGGATTTGATACTGCACTTAATACAGTAATTGATGCTATAGATAAAATTCGTGATACTGCCACATCACATGAACGTACATACGTGATTGAAGTCATGGGAAGACATGCTGGAGATCTTGCGTTATGGTCAGGTCTTGCCGGCGGAGCAGAAACCATTCTGATTCCGGAAGTGGACTATGACATGGAAGATATCCTTGCACGTTTAAAGCATGGAACAGACCGGGGCAAAAAACACAGTATTATCATCGTGGCTGAAGGCGTTGGTAGCGGAGTGGAATTCGGAAGAAAAATTGAAGAGGCTACAAACCTTGAAACACGCGTATCTGTTTTAGGACATATACAGCGCGGAGGATCACCGACTGCTTTTGACCGTGTGCTTGCAAGCCGTCTTGGTGCTTATGCTGTGGAATTATTGCTTGAAGGAAAAGGCGGACGTGCAGTTGGTATTCAAAGCAATAAACTGACAAACAATGGTATCCTTGAGATTTTAGATACTCCGCATACAGTCGATAAGGACATGTACCAGCTTTCAAAAGAATTATCCATCTAA
- the accA gene encoding acetyl-CoA carboxylase carboxyl transferase subunit alpha encodes MVGELEFEKPVTELRGKISELKEFTKNTDVDLSAEIVKLEGRLEKLEKDIYTNLQPWDRVQIARHPNRPTTLDYIEKLFTNFFEIHGDRYYGDDEAIVGGIAKYDGLPVTVIGHQRGKDTKENIRRNFGMPHPEGYRKALRLMHQAEKFNRPIICFIDTKGAYPGKAAEERGQSEAIAKNLFEMAGLSVPVICIVIGEGGSGGALALGVGNHIHMLENSTYSVISPEGAAALLWKDAGLAKKAAETMKITAPDLKKLGVIDHIINEVKGGAHRDVSEQAKNIDKVIHASLKELLKLDGPQLVQHRYEKFKRIGQVSFAGEILGVK; translated from the coding sequence ATGGTAGGAGAACTGGAGTTTGAAAAACCTGTAACAGAGTTAAGAGGGAAAATTTCAGAGCTTAAAGAATTTACAAAAAATACCGATGTAGACCTTTCAGCTGAGATTGTGAAGCTTGAGGGCCGTCTTGAAAAGCTTGAAAAAGATATTTATACCAATTTGCAGCCTTGGGATCGAGTGCAAATTGCAAGACATCCTAACCGCCCGACAACTTTGGATTATATTGAAAAACTTTTTACGAATTTCTTTGAAATTCATGGTGACCGCTACTACGGCGACGATGAAGCTATTGTAGGGGGCATCGCAAAGTACGACGGGCTTCCAGTAACGGTAATAGGCCACCAGCGCGGCAAGGATACGAAAGAGAATATTCGCCGGAACTTCGGAATGCCTCATCCGGAAGGCTACCGCAAAGCTTTGCGGTTAATGCATCAGGCTGAAAAATTCAACCGTCCGATTATCTGCTTTATTGATACAAAAGGGGCTTATCCCGGTAAGGCAGCAGAAGAACGGGGCCAAAGCGAAGCCATCGCCAAAAACTTATTTGAAATGGCTGGATTATCTGTTCCGGTTATCTGTATTGTAATTGGGGAAGGCGGCAGCGGCGGTGCGCTGGCGCTGGGAGTAGGAAATCATATTCATATGCTTGAGAACTCCACTTACTCTGTTATATCGCCAGAAGGAGCAGCTGCTCTTTTATGGAAGGATGCAGGGCTGGCAAAAAAAGCCGCGGAAACAATGAAAATCACAGCACCTGATCTGAAGAAGCTGGGCGTCATCGATCATATTATCAATGAAGTCAAAGGCGGCGCACACAGGGATGTATCTGAACAGGCAAAAAATATTGATAAAGTCATTCATGCATCCCTTAAAGAATTGTTAAAGCTGGATGGACCTCAATTAGTTCAGCATCGTTATGAAAAGTTTAAAAGAATCGGTCAAGTTTCGTTTGCAGGAGAAATACTTGGGGTAAAATAG
- the accD gene encoding acetyl-CoA carboxylase, carboxyltransferase subunit beta, whose amino-acid sequence MLKDLFSKKKKYASIPSEQAKYDVPEGIMTKCPSCKKIMYSKELNKNLRVCMNCGHHHTMNARERIKSLFDEHSFTEFDKEMVSENPLNFPGYMEKVEKDRKKTNLNEAVVTGEGTINGNHTVVAIMDASFRMGSMGSVVGEKITRAIERANDRELPFIIFTASGGARMQEGVLSLMQMAKTSSALKMFSNNGGLIISVMTHPTTGGVSASFASLGDYNFAEPRALIGFAGRRIIEQTIREDLPEDFQTAEFLLKHGQLDAVINRLDMKDTLSNILELHTSGGGSSW is encoded by the coding sequence TTGTTAAAGGATTTATTTTCGAAAAAGAAGAAATATGCATCCATTCCCTCTGAGCAGGCAAAGTATGATGTTCCAGAAGGAATAATGACAAAGTGTCCTAGCTGTAAAAAGATTATGTATTCTAAAGAATTGAATAAAAACTTGAGAGTGTGCATGAATTGCGGCCATCATCACACCATGAATGCCAGAGAAAGAATTAAAAGCTTATTTGATGAACATTCATTTACAGAGTTCGATAAAGAAATGGTTTCAGAAAATCCGCTTAATTTTCCAGGTTATATGGAAAAAGTAGAAAAAGACCGCAAAAAAACAAATTTAAATGAAGCGGTTGTGACCGGAGAAGGCACGATAAACGGCAATCACACAGTCGTTGCCATCATGGATGCAAGCTTCAGAATGGGCAGCATGGGATCGGTTGTCGGCGAAAAGATTACTAGAGCGATAGAGCGTGCAAATGACCGTGAGCTGCCATTTATCATCTTTACAGCTTCGGGCGGTGCAAGAATGCAGGAAGGTGTTCTCAGTTTAATGCAAATGGCCAAGACGAGCTCTGCACTAAAAATGTTCAGCAATAACGGAGGTTTGATCATCTCTGTTATGACACATCCGACGACAGGCGGAGTTTCAGCGAGCTTTGCTTCTCTTGGCGATTACAATTTTGCAGAACCCCGTGCATTGATTGGGTTTGCAGGAAGAAGAATTATTGAACAGACAATCAGAGAAGACCTGCCTGAAGATTTTCAGACGGCAGAATTTCTTTTAAAACACGGCCAGCTTGATGCCGTTATTAATCGATTGGATATGAAGGACACTCTTTCAAACATCCTCGAACTTCATACGTCAGGCGGTGGATCATCATGGTAG
- a CDS encoding GntR family transcriptional regulator, with protein MSEPKSKVYIEILRQIRSIIHEDGLSAGDKIPSERELAERLNAGRSSVREALRALELLGMIETRRGEGTYIKNFREHGLVEILGTFILQDKNAIADLIEMNVLLESNALKLLLEKDNNEEELKNLAIAIQEQNLGHMDIMAKFMQLSDNYLLLRIWSVLNEYLKVIQTDHHSGSGSDIVYEKIIDGLASKDEKMVFESFYTLTNKKNASALSSSDRQKKL; from the coding sequence GTGAGTGAACCGAAGTCGAAAGTATATATTGAGATACTTCGTCAAATCAGGTCCATTATCCACGAAGACGGTCTATCAGCAGGAGATAAAATACCATCTGAACGAGAGCTCGCAGAACGCTTAAATGCAGGGAGATCATCTGTCAGAGAAGCACTTCGGGCGCTCGAGCTGCTTGGGATGATTGAAACAAGACGCGGTGAAGGAACGTATATTAAGAATTTCCGCGAACATGGTCTTGTTGAAATTCTCGGAACGTTTATTTTACAGGATAAGAATGCTATCGCAGATTTAATTGAAATGAATGTTCTTTTGGAATCAAATGCATTAAAGCTATTGCTTGAGAAAGATAATAATGAAGAAGAGTTAAAGAATCTCGCCATCGCTATTCAGGAGCAGAACCTGGGACATATGGACATTATGGCTAAGTTCATGCAGCTGTCGGACAACTATCTTTTACTCCGGATATGGTCTGTTCTGAATGAGTATTTAAAAGTAATACAGACAGATCATCATTCAGGCTCAGGCAGCGACATCGTTTATGAGAAAATAATTGACGGACTTGCTTCAAAAGATGAAAAGATGGTTTTTGAATCTTTTTACACTCTAACAAATAAGAAAAACGCAAGCGCCTTGTCAAGCTCCGACAGGCAGAAAAAGCTCTGA
- a CDS encoding NAD-dependent malic enzyme — protein sequence MSLREEALHMHLIHKGKLESKSKVPVRNAKDLSLAYSPGVAEPCKAIYDDKNKVYDYTMKGNMVAVVSDGTAVLGLGNIGPEAALPVMEGKAVLFKSFAGVDAFPICLNTTDVDKIVETVKLLEPTFGGINLEDIAAPNCFVIEERLKKETNIPVFHDDQHGTAIVTVAGLVNALKFTGKQMSNIKVVANGAGAAGIAIIKLLYRYGVRDIIMCDSKGAIFEGRSFGMNNVKAEVAKFTNRDRAEGSLADVIKDADVFIGVSVEGALTKEMIATMKSDPIIFAMANPVPEIMPSDAKEAGAMVIGTGRSDFPNQVNNVLAFPGIFRGALDVRATHINEQMKIAAVEAIASLISAEELSADYVIPAPFDARVAPAVAAAVATAAMETGVARLKADPNEIAEKTKQLAIIETK from the coding sequence ATGTCATTGCGAGAAGAAGCATTACATATGCATCTAATTCATAAAGGAAAGCTAGAATCAAAATCAAAAGTACCAGTCAGAAATGCTAAAGACTTAAGCTTAGCTTATTCTCCAGGGGTCGCTGAACCTTGTAAGGCAATATATGACGACAAAAATAAAGTGTACGATTATACAATGAAAGGCAACATGGTGGCAGTAGTATCAGATGGCACTGCCGTGCTTGGCCTTGGAAATATCGGGCCGGAGGCAGCACTCCCTGTAATGGAAGGCAAAGCGGTACTGTTCAAAAGCTTTGCGGGAGTTGATGCATTTCCGATTTGTTTGAATACGACAGATGTGGATAAAATTGTAGAAACGGTCAAATTGCTTGAGCCTACATTCGGAGGCATCAATCTTGAAGATATTGCAGCACCAAATTGTTTTGTTATTGAAGAGAGATTGAAGAAAGAAACAAACATTCCTGTTTTTCATGATGATCAGCACGGAACTGCTATTGTTACTGTTGCAGGACTTGTGAATGCACTTAAGTTTACAGGAAAACAAATGTCTAACATTAAAGTGGTTGCAAATGGAGCAGGTGCAGCAGGAATAGCAATTATCAAGCTTTTATACCGCTATGGCGTGCGTGATATTATTATGTGCGATTCAAAAGGGGCGATCTTTGAAGGACGTTCATTTGGCATGAATAACGTGAAGGCGGAAGTAGCGAAATTTACGAACCGTGACCGTGCTGAAGGCTCATTGGCAGATGTCATTAAAGATGCGGACGTATTTATTGGCGTTTCAGTTGAGGGTGCGTTAACAAAAGAAATGATTGCTACGATGAAAAGCGATCCAATCATTTTCGCGATGGCGAATCCAGTACCGGAAATCATGCCAAGTGATGCAAAAGAAGCAGGAGCGATGGTTATTGGCACCGGCCGTTCAGATTTCCCAAACCAAGTCAACAATGTTCTTGCGTTCCCGGGAATTTTCCGAGGTGCACTTGATGTGCGTGCTACACATATTAACGAGCAAATGAAAATTGCCGCTGTAGAAGCGATTGCTTCATTAATAAGCGCAGAAGAATTATCCGCTGACTATGTCATTCCAGCTCCATTCGATGCACGTGTTGCTCCTGCTGTAGCTGCAGCAGTAGCTACAGCGGCGATGGAAACTGGTGTGGCAAGATTAAAGGCTGACCCAAATGAAATAGCTGAGAAGACTAAACAGTTAGCGATCATCGAAACAAAGTGA